The following proteins are co-located in the Frigidibacter mobilis genome:
- a CDS encoding F0F1 ATP synthase subunit B, which produces MRKLSLLLVLAATPAAAASGPFLSLHNTDFIVTLAFLVFIGILVYFKVPGAIGGLLDKRAATIKAELEEARALREEAQTILASYERKQKEMIAQSEMIVASARKEAMAAAEKAKDDLKVSIQRRLKAAEEQIASAEKSAVKEVRDRAVVVAVAAAAEVIAKSMQQADQAALIDAAIGEVETRLH; this is translated from the coding sequence ATGCGGAAACTATCCCTGCTTCTGGTGCTGGCCGCAACGCCGGCCGCTGCGGCCAGCGGCCCGTTCCTGTCGCTGCACAACACCGACTTCATCGTGACGCTGGCCTTCCTGGTGTTCATCGGGATCCTGGTCTACTTCAAGGTCCCGGGTGCGATTGGCGGCCTGCTGGACAAGCGCGCCGCGACCATCAAGGCCGAGTTGGAAGAAGCCCGGGCGCTGCGCGAAGAGGCGCAGACCATCCTTGCCTCGTACGAGCGCAAGCAGAAGGAGATGATCGCTCAATCCGAGATGATCGTCGCCTCTGCCCGCAAGGAAGCGATGGCGGCGGCCGAAAAGGCCAAGGATGACCTGAAGGTCTCGATCCAGCGCCGGCTGAAGGCGGCGGAAGAGCAGATCGCCTCGGCCGAGAAGTCGGCAGTGAAAGAGGTGCGTGACCGCGCGGTGGTGGTGGCGGTTGCTGCGGCTGCCGAGGTTATCGCCAAGTCGATGCAGCAGGCCGATCAGGCAGCGCTGATCGACGCGGCAATCGGGGAAGTGGAAACCCGGCTGCACTGA